CATCTTGGAATGCAAAAGGTTTAACGAAACTAGATTTTGAACTTGCGAAGCAATTTGATGAACTATTTTTACAAAATGAAAAAGCAATTATAAGAAAGTAAAAAAGAGAAGCCTTTTTTAGGCTTCTCCTTTTATTTTGAAATGGATACAATGTCCAAACGGATCCTCGGCCTGTAATACTCCATCTTTATACGTAGCAAACACGCCAATATATTTTAAACTTTCACATACTTGCTCTTTTTGTTTTTCATCTGCTAATACAATAGTGAAATATTTCAAGCCGACGGAATTTGGCATTTGTGGTGGTATATCTTCACCTTGCCATGTATTTAAACCGATATGATGATGATAACCACCTGCTGATACGAACAACGCTCCATTTCGAGCTGGGATTGTTACATCAAAACCAAGACCGTCAACATAGAAACGTTTCGCTTCTTCTAAGTCAGCTACATGTAAATGAATATGCCCCATCACAGTACCAGCTGGGAATCCATTCCATGTACTGCCTTGCTGTAATAATCCTTCGCCGTCTAACGGGTTACTAACAAATGGTAGCTCTCCATTTTCATCATGCCAAACTTCTTTTTGGCGATCATGATAAATTTCAATCCCGTTTCCATCTGGATCAGCTAAATAAAGAGCTTCACTAAAGTAATGGTCAGCCCCACCATGTAATGGGTGTACTCTCTCAACAAAATGACGAAGAATATTTGCTAAGTCTTGTCTGTTTGGTAATAAAATTGCATAGTGATATAAACCAGTTCGACCTCTTTGCTTCGGAAGAGCGTCTTCCTTTTCTTCTATGATGAGAAGTGGCTCATTTTCCTCATTACCAAACGTAACGATTGTACTTTTTTCTTCCAATACCTTCATACGCAATACTTCTGTATAAAACTCTAGCGATTTCTTTAAATTTGATACATATAAATGAACAACCCCAAGTGTTGTTTCGGGATGAAGTTGAAAGCCCATTTTGTTATACCCCCATTTTAATTAATTCTTCTTTAACATTTTCTCTTTTAAGAAATTATCTACAAAACCATCAGCTTTCGCAACAAATAAGTATGCACCCATCGCTAATAATGCAAGTTCTAACTCAAACCCAGGATTTTTCCCGTCTCCTAACAAGCCAGCTGACCATTTTACTTTCACAATCGCTCCAACCATAACAAGTGCAAATAATAAGCCAATATATCTTACACCTAAGCCTAGAATTAACAATAGACCTCCAACTAATTCAAATGTTGCTACACCGTATGCAAGTCCTCCCGGTAAACCAATGCTTGTAAACCACCCTGCAATATTGTCAATTCCTGATTGGAATTTTGTTAAACCGTGCATAAAGAACGTTACCCCTAACACGATACGAATAATTAAGTTACCAATATGTTGATTCATTTCTTTCTCTCCTTTATAGTTTTCTTATACAAAACTTTTATTTACATTACAAAACATACACTAATTATTTTTATTCGTCAATTCATTTTTCATGAGAAAAAATATTTTTTTTTTGCTATGATACAAATAGTTGTTTACAAAAAAGGAGCATGATTTTATGAATATCGG
This genomic interval from Bacillus cereus contains the following:
- a CDS encoding DoxX family protein, yielding MNQHIGNLIIRIVLGVTFFMHGLTKFQSGIDNIAGWFTSIGLPGGLAYGVATFELVGGLLLILGLGVRYIGLLFALVMVGAIVKVKWSAGLLGDGKNPGFELELALLAMGAYLFVAKADGFVDNFLKEKMLKKN
- a CDS encoding VOC family protein — protein: MGFQLHPETTLGVVHLYVSNLKKSLEFYTEVLRMKVLEEKSTIVTFGNEENEPLLIIEEKEDALPKQRGRTGLYHYAILLPNRQDLANILRHFVERVHPLHGGADHYFSEALYLADPDGNGIEIYHDRQKEVWHDENGELPFVSNPLDGEGLLQQGSTWNGFPAGTVMGHIHLHVADLEEAKRFYVDGLGFDVTIPARNGALFVSAGGYHHHIGLNTWQGEDIPPQMPNSVGLKYFTIVLADEKQKEQVCESLKYIGVFATYKDGVLQAEDPFGHCIHFKIKGEA